In one Culex quinquefasciatus strain JHB chromosome 2, VPISU_Cqui_1.0_pri_paternal, whole genome shotgun sequence genomic region, the following are encoded:
- the LOC6043898 gene encoding proton-coupled amino acid transporter-like protein pathetic isoform X2, whose amino-acid sequence MDNFKKKTPGRPNLEYTPIRPHWTGSSKSEVSNYIFGSMKSSMTDVPAQTAAGSTLPLVGMPRDDEESALYNPFEHRKLTHPTSNTETLVHLLKGSLGSGILAMPLAFVNAGLWFGLGATLAIGAICTYCIHILVKCSHLLCRRAQIPSLGFADVAETAFLAGPEGLKKYSRLARFIINLFLVLDLMGCCCIYIVFVATNVKQVVDYYTHSHYDVRYYIVLTLVPLILINLIRKLKYLTPFSMIANVLIGAGVGITLYYIVMDLPAFSERKGIADLHHMPMFFGTVIFALEGIGVVMSLENNMKTPQHFIGCPGVLNTGMSVVVVLYAAVGFLGYLKYGDDTKGSVTLNLPVEDILAQAVKIMIAIAIFLTYSLQFYVPMEIIWKNVKHNFNEHKNVAEYGIRIGLVSITVIIAAALPNIGPFVTLIGAVCLSTLGMMFPAVIELVTYYEKPGYGRFNWILWKNIGLILFGVVGFITGTYVSIEEFSQHLEEV is encoded by the exons CCCATCCGGCCGCACTGGACCGGCTCGAGCAAGTCCGAGGTGAGCAACTACATCTTCGGCAGCATGAAGTCCAGCATGACAGACGTTCCGGCCCAGACGGCAGCTGGCTCGACCCTGCCCCTGGTGGGAATGCCTCGGGACGACGAGGAATCGGCACTGTACAATCCGTTCGAGCACCGCAAGTTGACCCATCCGACGTCCAACACGGAAACGCTGGTGCACCTGCTGAAGGGTTCGCTCGGGTCGGGCATTCTGGCGATGCCGCTGGCCTTCGTGAACGCGGGGTTATGGTTTGGATTGGGCGCAACGCTTGCCATCGGTGCGATCTGTACCTACTGTATTCATATTCTAGTCAAGTGTTCGCATCTGCTGTGCCGGAGGGCGCAGATTCCGTCGCTTGGGTTTGCTGACGTGGCGGAAACGGCGTTTCTGGCGGGACCGGAGGGACTTAAGAAGTACTCCCGACTGGCGAGGTTTATCATCAATTTGTTCCTGGTGCTTGATCTGATGGGCTGCTGCTGCATCTACATCGTGTTTGTGGCTACCAATGTGAAGCAGGTGGTAGATTATTACACCCACAGTCACTACGATGTGCGGTACTACATCGTGTTGACGCTGGTGCCGctgattttgatcaatttgatcaG GAAGCTCAAATACCTCACCCCGTTCTCGATGATCGCGAACGTCCTCATCGGTGCCGGCGTCGGCATCACCCTGTACTACATCGTGATGGATCTGCCGGCCTTCTCGGAGCGCAAGGGCATCGCCGATCTGCACCACATGCCAATGTTCTTCGGAACGGTCATCTTTGCCCTGGAGGGAATCGGTGTAGTGATGTCGCTGGAGAACAACATGAAGACGCCGCAGCACTTTATCGGATGTCCTGGAGTGCTGAACACTGGAATGAGTGTTGTGGTGGTGTTGTACGCGGCCGTTGGTTTCTTGGGGTATTTGAAGTACGGTGATGACACCAAGGGTAGCGTGACGCTGAATCTGCCGGTGGAAGATAT ATTGGCCCAAGCGGTAAAGATCATGATCGCGATCGCCATCTTCCTGACCTACTCGCTACAGTTCTACGTCCCGATGGAGATCATCTGGAAGAACGTCAAGCACAACTTCAACGAGCACAAGAATGTGGCAGAGTACGGAATCCGTATTGGACTTGTG TCCATCACGGTGATCATCGCGGCCGCCCTGCCCAATATTGGCCCCTTCGTGACTCTCATCGGGGCCGTCTGCCTCAGCACGCTCGGCATGATGTTCCCGGCGGTGATCGAGCTGGTCACGTACTACGAGAAGCCCGGCTACGGCCGGTTCAACTGGATCCTCTGGAAGAACATCGGCCTGATCCTGTTCGGCGTGGTCGGGTTCATCACCGGAACCTACGTCAGCATCGAGGAGTTCTCCCAGCATCTGGAAGAAGTTTAA
- the LOC6043898 gene encoding proton-coupled amino acid transporter-like protein pathetic isoform X1: MKTKADQVKPAKVEPTGNVQQQAKTADPEPIRPHWTGSSKSEVSNYIFGSMKSSMTDVPAQTAAGSTLPLVGMPRDDEESALYNPFEHRKLTHPTSNTETLVHLLKGSLGSGILAMPLAFVNAGLWFGLGATLAIGAICTYCIHILVKCSHLLCRRAQIPSLGFADVAETAFLAGPEGLKKYSRLARFIINLFLVLDLMGCCCIYIVFVATNVKQVVDYYTHSHYDVRYYIVLTLVPLILINLIRKLKYLTPFSMIANVLIGAGVGITLYYIVMDLPAFSERKGIADLHHMPMFFGTVIFALEGIGVVMSLENNMKTPQHFIGCPGVLNTGMSVVVVLYAAVGFLGYLKYGDDTKGSVTLNLPVEDILAQAVKIMIAIAIFLTYSLQFYVPMEIIWKNVKHNFNEHKNVAEYGIRIGLVSITVIIAAALPNIGPFVTLIGAVCLSTLGMMFPAVIELVTYYEKPGYGRFNWILWKNIGLILFGVVGFITGTYVSIEEFSQHLEEV, encoded by the exons CCCATCCGGCCGCACTGGACCGGCTCGAGCAAGTCCGAGGTGAGCAACTACATCTTCGGCAGCATGAAGTCCAGCATGACAGACGTTCCGGCCCAGACGGCAGCTGGCTCGACCCTGCCCCTGGTGGGAATGCCTCGGGACGACGAGGAATCGGCACTGTACAATCCGTTCGAGCACCGCAAGTTGACCCATCCGACGTCCAACACGGAAACGCTGGTGCACCTGCTGAAGGGTTCGCTCGGGTCGGGCATTCTGGCGATGCCGCTGGCCTTCGTGAACGCGGGGTTATGGTTTGGATTGGGCGCAACGCTTGCCATCGGTGCGATCTGTACCTACTGTATTCATATTCTAGTCAAGTGTTCGCATCTGCTGTGCCGGAGGGCGCAGATTCCGTCGCTTGGGTTTGCTGACGTGGCGGAAACGGCGTTTCTGGCGGGACCGGAGGGACTTAAGAAGTACTCCCGACTGGCGAGGTTTATCATCAATTTGTTCCTGGTGCTTGATCTGATGGGCTGCTGCTGCATCTACATCGTGTTTGTGGCTACCAATGTGAAGCAGGTGGTAGATTATTACACCCACAGTCACTACGATGTGCGGTACTACATCGTGTTGACGCTGGTGCCGctgattttgatcaatttgatcaG GAAGCTCAAATACCTCACCCCGTTCTCGATGATCGCGAACGTCCTCATCGGTGCCGGCGTCGGCATCACCCTGTACTACATCGTGATGGATCTGCCGGCCTTCTCGGAGCGCAAGGGCATCGCCGATCTGCACCACATGCCAATGTTCTTCGGAACGGTCATCTTTGCCCTGGAGGGAATCGGTGTAGTGATGTCGCTGGAGAACAACATGAAGACGCCGCAGCACTTTATCGGATGTCCTGGAGTGCTGAACACTGGAATGAGTGTTGTGGTGGTGTTGTACGCGGCCGTTGGTTTCTTGGGGTATTTGAAGTACGGTGATGACACCAAGGGTAGCGTGACGCTGAATCTGCCGGTGGAAGATAT ATTGGCCCAAGCGGTAAAGATCATGATCGCGATCGCCATCTTCCTGACCTACTCGCTACAGTTCTACGTCCCGATGGAGATCATCTGGAAGAACGTCAAGCACAACTTCAACGAGCACAAGAATGTGGCAGAGTACGGAATCCGTATTGGACTTGTG TCCATCACGGTGATCATCGCGGCCGCCCTGCCCAATATTGGCCCCTTCGTGACTCTCATCGGGGCCGTCTGCCTCAGCACGCTCGGCATGATGTTCCCGGCGGTGATCGAGCTGGTCACGTACTACGAGAAGCCCGGCTACGGCCGGTTCAACTGGATCCTCTGGAAGAACATCGGCCTGATCCTGTTCGGCGTGGTCGGGTTCATCACCGGAACCTACGTCAGCATCGAGGAGTTCTCCCAGCATCTGGAAGAAGTTTAA